Proteins co-encoded in one Campylobacter jejuni genomic window:
- the thiG gene encoding thiazole synthase has translation MQENLKNDKLKIGKYDKLKIGKYEFDSRFILGSGKYSLELIKSAIEEAKAEIITLALRRANTGEIANILDYIPKNITLLPNTSGARNADEALRIARLSRELGCGELIKIEVISDSRYLLPDNYETIKACELLAKEGFTPLPYMHADLYAARAMRDAGAAAIMPLAAPIGSNKGLCAKEFIQILLNEIDLPIIVDAGIGSPAQACEAMQMGVSAVMINTAIAEAKDIALMARAFSLAVNAGRVAFLAGLASVSEAKASSPLTGFLRD, from the coding sequence ATGCAAGAAAATTTAAAAAACGATAAATTAAAAATAGGTAAATACGATAAATTAAAAATAGGCAAATACGAGTTTGATTCAAGATTTATTTTAGGTTCTGGAAAATATTCACTAGAGCTTATAAAATCAGCCATAGAAGAAGCAAAGGCAGAGATCATCACTTTAGCCTTACGCCGTGCAAATACAGGGGAAATTGCTAATATACTTGATTATATCCCTAAAAATATCACACTTTTACCCAACACTTCAGGCGCAAGAAACGCCGATGAAGCCTTACGCATTGCAAGGCTTTCAAGAGAGCTTGGTTGTGGAGAACTTATCAAGATAGAAGTGATAAGCGATAGTAGGTATTTATTGCCTGATAATTATGAAACGATTAAAGCTTGTGAGCTTTTAGCTAAAGAGGGTTTTACACCCCTACCTTACATGCATGCTGATCTTTACGCAGCTAGAGCTATGCGTGATGCAGGAGCTGCAGCTATCATGCCTTTGGCAGCGCCTATTGGGAGCAATAAAGGCTTATGTGCTAAGGAATTTATACAAATTTTGCTTAATGAAATTGATTTGCCTATCATTGTAGATGCGGGTATTGGAAGTCCTGCACAAGCTTGTGAAGCTATGCAAATGGGAGTAAGTGCGGTGATGATAAATACAGCCATAGCTGAAGCAAAAGATATAGCCTTGATGGCTAGAGCTTTTTCTTTGGCGGTAAATGCAGGAAGAGTGGCTTTTTTAGCAGGTTTAGCAAGTGTGAGTGAAGCTAAAGCAAGTTCTCCATTAACAGGCTTTTTAAGGGATTAA
- the thiF gene encoding thiamine biosynthesis protein ThiF, producing the protein MMRVKFNGKELDTDFKTSLEFFENISKNENDVWIINGFATKENIALNEDDELFCIEKNTLPPKDALDAMMRARHTPKLHDKLKNGRVAVCGLGGLGSHIAINLARSGVGYLKLIDFDVIEPSNLNRQAYRVSDLGKFKTEALKEQISEINPYISVEICTLKIDEDNLKSLFKDMDIVCEAFDGAIAKAMIAQNFHRFYKDSILICASGLAGYGDSNSIQTRKIAKNFYVCGDLVNGAKLGNGLMAPRVNICAGHQSNLILELLANKE; encoded by the coding sequence ATGATGAGAGTGAAATTTAATGGCAAAGAACTTGATACAGACTTTAAAACAAGTTTGGAATTTTTTGAAAATATCAGCAAAAATGAAAATGATGTGTGGATTATCAATGGTTTTGCAACAAAAGAGAATATCGCTTTAAACGAAGATGATGAGCTTTTTTGCATAGAAAAAAATACTTTACCTCCAAAAGATGCACTAGATGCTATGATGAGAGCAAGACACACTCCAAAACTTCATGATAAACTTAAAAATGGGCGCGTGGCAGTTTGTGGTTTAGGTGGGCTTGGATCGCATATAGCGATAAATTTGGCAAGAAGTGGAGTGGGGTATTTAAAGCTGATTGATTTTGATGTGATTGAGCCTAGTAATTTGAATCGTCAAGCTTATCGTGTAAGTGATTTGGGTAAATTTAAAACCGAAGCTTTAAAAGAGCAAATTAGCGAGATTAACCCTTATATCAGCGTTGAAATTTGTACTTTAAAAATCGATGAGGATAATTTAAAGTCTTTGTTTAAAGATATGGATATAGTTTGTGAAGCCTTTGATGGTGCTATCGCAAAAGCGATGATAGCACAAAATTTTCATAGATTTTACAAAGATAGCATTTTAATCTGTGCTTCAGGACTTGCGGGCTATGGTGATAGTAATAGTATACAAACAAGAAAAATTGCTAAAAATTTCTATGTGTGTGGGGATTTGGTAAATGGTGCTAAGCTAGGAAATGGACTTATGGCACCAAGGGTAAATATTTGTGCAGGACATCAAAGCAACCTTATTTTAGAGCTTTTAGCAAATAAGGAGTAA
- the thiS gene encoding sulfur carrier protein ThiS, with translation MIINGQKLELKELKFMDFIKEKGLKIELIALELNGEIIPKSEFENLILKENDKAEIVSFVGGG, from the coding sequence ATGATTATCAATGGACAAAAGCTTGAGTTAAAAGAGCTTAAATTTATGGATTTTATCAAAGAAAAAGGCTTGAAAATAGAACTTATCGCCTTAGAATTAAATGGAGAAATCATACCAAAAAGTGAGTTTGAAAATTTGATTTTAAAAGAAAACGATAAAGCTGAAATTGTAAGCTTTGTAGGGGGTGGATGA
- the dapE gene encoding succinyl-diaminopimelate desuccinylase, with amino-acid sequence MNAKEFLIELLKFKSVTPNDDGALNFIAMELSDFEAFFIEKEGIKNLLLTKKFKDEGEHLAFGGHVDVVPAGEGWSSDAFVPMEKEGFIYARGAQDMKSGVAAFVDAAKNVDFKGARLSLILTSDEEGEAIYGTKAVLEWMQERDMLPDYAVVAEPTCVKKIGDSIKIGRRGSINGKLLIRGKQGHVAYPEKCINPVHDFAPVLKLLAGFDLDPGSAEFSPSKIVITDIRGGMGVCNVTPNDLKLMFNVRNSPDTSLEDVKNYVEKICHGLNYELELKQSSEAFLTNIDNKIVQKMNEIVQKITHEVPELNTKGGTSDARYFAKYGVKVVEFGVCNDRIHAIDERVSIEEFEKLCLVFKDLIENF; translated from the coding sequence ATGAATGCAAAAGAATTTTTAATCGAACTTTTAAAATTTAAATCTGTTACGCCAAATGATGATGGAGCTTTAAATTTCATCGCTATGGAACTGAGTGATTTTGAAGCTTTTTTTATAGAAAAAGAAGGCATTAAAAACCTTTTACTCACTAAAAAATTTAAAGATGAGGGTGAGCATTTAGCTTTTGGTGGGCATGTAGATGTGGTGCCTGCAGGCGAGGGTTGGAGTAGCGATGCTTTCGTGCCTATGGAAAAAGAAGGCTTTATCTATGCAAGAGGTGCTCAAGATATGAAAAGTGGAGTAGCAGCCTTTGTAGATGCGGCAAAGAATGTAGATTTTAAAGGAGCAAGACTGAGTCTTATTTTAACAAGTGATGAAGAAGGTGAAGCTATATATGGAACTAAGGCTGTTTTAGAATGGATGCAAGAAAGAGATATGCTACCTGATTATGCTGTGGTTGCCGAGCCAACCTGTGTTAAAAAAATCGGCGATAGTATTAAAATAGGGCGTCGTGGTTCTATCAATGGAAAACTTTTAATCCGTGGAAAACAAGGGCATGTTGCTTATCCTGAAAAATGTATCAATCCTGTGCATGATTTTGCACCAGTTTTAAAGCTTTTAGCGGGTTTTGATCTCGATCCTGGAAGTGCTGAATTTAGTCCTTCAAAAATTGTTATTACCGATATTCGCGGAGGTATGGGGGTGTGTAATGTTACGCCAAATGATTTAAAACTTATGTTTAATGTTCGCAATTCCCCTGATACAAGCTTAGAAGATGTAAAAAACTATGTAGAAAAAATTTGTCATGGTTTAAACTATGAGTTAGAGCTAAAACAATCAAGCGAAGCTTTTTTGACAAATATCGATAATAAAATCGTTCAAAAAATGAATGAAATCGTTCAAAAAATCACTCATGAAGTGCCAGAGCTTAATACTAAAGGCGGCACAAGTGATGCAAGGTATTTTGCAAAATATGGTGTAAAAGTAGTGGAATTTGGGGTTTGTAATGATAGAATTCACGCTATTGATGAAAGAGTAAGCATAGAAGAATTTGAAAAACTTTGCCTTGTTTTTAAAGACTTGATAGAAAATTTTTAA
- a CDS encoding LysE family translocator, which translates to MFDSFLSGVFLGFGVSVPFGPVNILILTYALKAFKNSIAVGLGAFSIDMLYLFLLQFGLLNFLGNVIFMRSLAIFGFCFLTYMAYLMLRKKKESLNLEHKEFKESLLKSYIKGAFLNGSNPFVIGFWLSAASVVLSSDHAYLMTLGLVVAILFWVSALAFVVARYSHVFSAKVVFIINIISAIIIEYFALNLLYKTFLG; encoded by the coding sequence ATGTTTGATTCTTTTTTAAGTGGAGTTTTTTTGGGCTTTGGAGTGAGTGTGCCTTTTGGACCTGTAAATATTTTGATTTTAACTTATGCACTAAAAGCTTTTAAAAATTCCATAGCTGTAGGACTTGGAGCATTTAGTATAGATATGCTTTATCTTTTTTTGCTTCAATTTGGGCTTTTAAATTTTTTAGGTAATGTTATTTTTATGCGTTCTTTGGCGATTTTTGGTTTTTGTTTTTTAACTTATATGGCGTATTTGATGCTAAGAAAAAAGAAAGAAAGCTTAAATTTAGAGCATAAAGAATTTAAAGAAAGTCTTTTGAAAAGTTATATTAAAGGAGCTTTTTTAAATGGTTCAAATCCTTTTGTGATAGGATTTTGGCTTAGTGCTGCAAGTGTGGTTTTAAGCAGCGATCATGCTTATTTGATGACTTTAGGGCTTGTTGTGGCTATACTTTTTTGGGTAAGTGCTTTAGCCTTTGTGGTGGCAAGATATAGTCATGTTTTTAGTGCAAAAGTTGTTTTTATAATCAATATAATTTCAGCTATAATTATAGAGTATTTTGCTCTTAATTTATTATATAAAACTTTCTTAGGATAA
- the npdA gene encoding SIR2 family NAD-dependent protein deacylase: MKNIMILSGAGLSAPSGLKTFRDNDGLWEEYDVMEVCSATGFRKNPKKVLDFYDARRAQLQNVKPNHAHEKIAQLKEKWGKNLFVITQNVDDLLERAGCKDVVHLHGFLSELRRLKCEEIFNIGYEKITDKQCPKCKSKDLRHNIVMFEEQAPAYATLYSLLNQTSLFISVGTSGAVLPVGRYASMCEKSILNIYEKDANLEWYFDKIYIEDIISAIDKIALDIENFMKDGNV; the protein is encoded by the coding sequence ATGAAAAACATTATGATATTAAGCGGAGCAGGTTTGTCTGCTCCAAGTGGACTTAAAACTTTTAGAGATAATGATGGACTTTGGGAAGAATACGATGTGATGGAGGTTTGCTCTGCAACAGGTTTTAGAAAAAATCCTAAAAAAGTACTTGATTTTTACGATGCAAGAAGAGCGCAACTTCAAAATGTAAAGCCAAATCATGCTCATGAAAAAATCGCACAGTTAAAAGAAAAATGGGGTAAAAACCTTTTTGTCATCACGCAAAATGTAGATGATTTGCTAGAGCGTGCAGGGTGTAAAGATGTAGTACATTTGCATGGCTTTTTGTCTGAACTTCGCCGCTTAAAATGCGAAGAAATTTTTAATATAGGTTATGAAAAAATCACAGATAAACAATGCCCAAAATGCAAAAGCAAGGATTTAAGACACAATATAGTCATGTTTGAAGAGCAAGCCCCTGCTTATGCTACGCTTTATTCTTTGCTAAATCAAACTTCGCTTTTTATCAGCGTAGGCACAAGTGGGGCGGTTTTGCCTGTAGGGCGTTATGCTTCAATGTGCGAAAAAAGTATTTTAAATATCTACGAAAAAGATGCGAATTTAGAGTGGTATTTTGATAAAATCTATATAGAAGATATTATAAGCGCTATTGATAAAATCGCACTTGATATAGAAAATTTTATGAAAGATGGTAATGTTTGA